The DNA window ATGAGGAAAAAGACGAAAGCCGTCGTGGACGCCGCTTCGCAGATCACCGTCGTGAACGCGGAGATCGTCACGGCGATGGGCTTTTTCCTTTTGATGATCTTTTTGCGCGACACGGTCAGACTCCCCGTGAATTTCAGCCTCGGTTGGCTCATTTTGACGCACACGATCATAACGACGCCGTACGTCATTTTGACCGTTACGCCCCGCCTGCAACAGCTGAACCCGAACCTGCTCGAAGCGAGTATGGATCTCGGCGCGGGACCGATGCGCAGCCTCTTTACCGTTATGCTTCCGCAACTGGCGGGCGCGATGGTCTCGGGCTTCGCGCTTGCGTTTACGCTGTCTTTGGACGATTTCGTCGTAACGAACGTGAACTCGTTCGGCGCGGACGTAAACACGATCTCGACCTTTATCTACGCGGGGATCCGCAAGAAGGGCGTCCCGATCGAGATTCGCGCGCTTTCCACGATCATCTTCGTCGTCGTCCTGACCGCCTTGATCGGTTACAACGTCTTCAAAAACAAGAAGGCGAAAGAAATGGCGAAATAGGCTTAAAGCCTTT is part of the Clostridia bacterium genome and encodes:
- a CDS encoding ABC transporter permease, with the protein product MKKRFGLSFIVKSLILLVVLVAIYLPLIMIVVYSFSTSQSVGGEFGDFTFALYEKLGKSEKMLAALKNTLVIGASSAFLATILGTTASVGIHYMRKKTKAVVDAASQITVVNAEIVTAMGFFLLMIFLRDTVRLPVNFSLGWLILTHTIITTPYVILTVTPRLQQLNPNLLEASMDLGAGPMRSLFTVMLPQLAGAMVSGFALAFTLSLDDFVVTNVNSFGADVNTISTFIYAGIRKKGVPIEIRALSTIIFVVVLTALIGYNVFKNKKAKEMAK